One Roseimicrobium gellanilyticum DNA window includes the following coding sequences:
- a CDS encoding TonB family protein yields the protein MWLACANAILASFLVTGSIGLYQPAFELSLYEEGNTDKDANDETMGGMVELQSDSVEQEVVPPEEVVEEVVPEEVVVEEQVPEMVEPVIPENVIFPVPEKQEIIEPIKMVEVKPKPEPKPRPKPAAPRPRPATVQSTGTGTGSGATGAGQGMRTGGAGSRGKRPAPPYPSWARSKGVSGSPKFVIVCDATGTISSIRVLVTSGNAELDSYASSWIQRRWRFPAGAPTTYNVPFHFVLRR from the coding sequence ACCAGCCTGCATTTGAGTTGAGCCTCTACGAAGAGGGGAACACGGACAAGGATGCCAATGACGAAACCATGGGCGGCATGGTGGAACTGCAGTCTGATTCCGTAGAGCAGGAAGTGGTGCCACCTGAAGAAGTGGTGGAAGAGGTCGTGCCGGAGGAAGTGGTCGTGGAGGAGCAGGTGCCCGAAATGGTGGAGCCCGTGATTCCCGAGAATGTGATCTTCCCCGTGCCTGAAAAGCAGGAGATCATTGAGCCGATCAAGATGGTGGAGGTGAAGCCCAAGCCGGAACCAAAACCGAGACCCAAGCCCGCTGCGCCGCGTCCCAGACCAGCAACCGTGCAGTCCACCGGCACTGGCACTGGCAGTGGCGCCACGGGCGCGGGGCAGGGGATGCGCACCGGCGGCGCCGGTAGCAGGGGCAAGCGTCCCGCTCCGCCCTATCCTTCTTGGGCACGCAGCAAGGGAGTGTCCGGCAGTCCCAAGTTTGTCATCGTCTGTGACGCCACTGGCACCATCTCCTCCATTCGTGTGCTGGTCACCAGTGGAAATGCCGAGCTGGATAGCTACGCGTCCAGCTGGATTCAGCGCCGCTGGCGTTTCCCCGCCGGTGCGCCCACGACGTACAACGTTCCCTTCCATTTCGTGCTCCGCCGCTAA